In one Alphaproteobacteria bacterium genomic region, the following are encoded:
- the gtdA gene encoding gentisate 1,2-dioxygenase encodes MSETKPITAERQAFYDEIRPLNMTPLWEVLHALVPKQPATRVQPVRWRYDDVRPFLMESGSLITAKEAERRVLILENPGCPGESAATGTLYAGLQLILPGEIAPCHRHTQSALRFVMEGDGAYTAVDGERAVMREFDLILTPSWQWHDHGNDSDGPMVWLDGLDIPTLRFFDAGFAQQGNDEYQLDRRPPGFSRAQFGRNMLPVGFDAPKTSPVFHYPYAEYRQALEDMKGSTEWDPHQGLKLEFINPSTGGPMMPTISGFVQLLPKGFSTKTYRATDAMVCTVVEGSGSVVVGEAVYDLKPRDVFVVPPWHRQAFEAREDLVLFVFSDKGMQDSLGIWREERI; translated from the coding sequence ATGAGCGAAACCAAGCCGATCACCGCCGAACGCCAGGCCTTCTATGACGAGATCCGACCGCTGAACATGACGCCGCTCTGGGAGGTGCTGCACGCCCTGGTGCCGAAGCAGCCGGCGACCCGGGTTCAACCGGTTCGTTGGCGGTATGACGATGTCCGTCCCTTTCTGATGGAAAGCGGCAGCCTGATCACGGCCAAGGAGGCGGAGCGGCGCGTTCTGATCCTGGAGAATCCGGGCTGTCCGGGGGAAAGCGCCGCGACCGGCACGCTGTATGCCGGATTGCAGTTGATCCTGCCGGGTGAGATCGCGCCCTGCCATCGGCACACCCAGTCCGCGCTGCGTTTCGTGATGGAAGGAGACGGCGCCTATACCGCCGTCGATGGTGAGCGCGCGGTGATGCGGGAGTTCGATCTGATCCTGACACCCAGCTGGCAATGGCATGACCACGGCAATGACAGTGACGGGCCGATGGTCTGGCTGGACGGGCTGGATATTCCGACCCTGAGATTTTTCGACGCCGGCTTCGCCCAGCAGGGTAATGACGAATACCAGTTGGACCGGCGCCCGCCGGGGTTCAGCCGCGCGCAGTTCGGCCGCAACATGCTGCCCGTCGGGTTCGACGCGCCGAAGACCAGCCCTGTCTTCCACTATCCCTATGCCGAATACCGGCAGGCGCTGGAGGACATGAAGGGGTCAACCGAATGGGACCCGCATCAGGGACTGAAGCTGGAATTCATCAATCCGTCGACCGGTGGCCCGATGATGCCGACGATTTCCGGGTTCGTCCAGTTGCTGCCGAAGGGGTTCTCCACCAAGACCTACCGGGCGACGGATGCCATGGTCTGCACTGTCGTCGAAGGCAGCGGCAGTGTTGTCGTCGGAGAGGCGGTCTATGACTTGAAGCCGCGTGACGTTTTCGTCGTGCCGCCCTGGCACAGGCAGGCCTTCGAGGCGCGAGAGGACCTCGTTCTGTTTGTCTTCTCGGACAAGGGCATGCAGGACTCTCTCGGCATCTGGCGCGAAGAGCGCATCTGA
- a CDS encoding fumarylacetoacetate hydrolase family protein — protein sequence MSYVLPPPPVTAVPVQGGGDFPVRNIYCVGRNYWAHREEMGVSDRDPPFFFTKCRDAIVYCPPDATTDIAYPPETSNLHHEIELVVAIGKEGFRISQADAPAHIYGYAIGLDMTRRDLQGAAKEKGRPWDNGKSFFQAGPVGEIVPMSKTGEIAKGRIRLSVNGEMRQDAEMDEMIWDVRETIEDLSRFHTLYPGDLIFTGTPAGVGAVVPGDVMEGSADGVGALSVRIVKP from the coding sequence ATGAGTTATGTTCTGCCGCCGCCGCCCGTGACTGCCGTGCCTGTTCAGGGGGGCGGCGATTTCCCGGTGCGCAACATCTATTGCGTCGGTCGAAACTACTGGGCGCATCGCGAGGAAATGGGCGTTTCGGATCGCGATCCGCCGTTTTTCTTCACGAAATGCCGGGATGCCATCGTCTACTGCCCGCCGGACGCGACGACGGATATCGCCTATCCGCCGGAAACATCGAATCTGCATCATGAGATCGAACTCGTCGTCGCGATCGGCAAGGAAGGGTTTCGGATCAGCCAGGCCGATGCCCCGGCACATATCTATGGCTATGCCATCGGGCTGGACATGACGCGGCGCGACCTTCAGGGCGCCGCCAAGGAGAAGGGCCGTCCCTGGGACAACGGCAAGAGCTTCTTTCAGGCCGGTCCGGTCGGGGAAATCGTTCCGATGTCGAAGACGGGCGAGATTGCCAAGGGTCGCATCCGCCTGTCCGTGAACGGCGAGATGCGTCAGGATGCCGAAATGGATGAGATGATCTGGGATGTTCGGGAGACCATCGAGGATCTGTCCCGGTTCCACACGCTTTATCCCGGCGACCTGATCTTCACCGGAACGCCCGCCGGCGTTGGCGCGGTCGTTCCAGGGGATGTGATGGAAGGATCGGCAGACGGTGTCGGTGCTCTCTCTGTCCGGATTGTGAAGCCGTAG
- a CDS encoding ArsC family reductase, with protein MSVTIYGIKNCDTMKKAFAWLDGQGVGYDFHDYKKAGVTREALTRWCDAAGWEKVLNKAGTTFRKLPDEAKANLDQDKAIALMVDQPSMIKRPVLETGDRSVEVGFKPDRYAEIFGK; from the coding sequence GTGTCCGTCACGATCTACGGCATCAAGAACTGCGATACGATGAAGAAGGCATTCGCCTGGCTGGACGGGCAGGGGGTCGGCTATGACTTCCACGACTACAAGAAAGCCGGCGTGACCCGTGAGGCGTTGACGCGCTGGTGCGATGCGGCCGGATGGGAGAAGGTCCTGAACAAGGCTGGAACCACCTTCCGGAAGCTGCCGGATGAGGCAAAGGCGAATCTGGATCAGGATAAGGCCATCGCCTTGATGGTCGACCAGCCGTCCATGATCAAACGCCCCGTTCTGGAAACCGGGGACCGCTCGGTCGAGGTCGGGTTCAAGCCGGACCGCTACGCCGAAATCTTCGGAAAGTGA